The nucleotide window GGCCAGCTGTTCCTAGTGTTACTCCAGCTGAGAAACCACAAACAACCGTCTATGTTGGCAAGATAGCCCCGACAGTAAACAATGATTTTATGTTATATCTCCTTCAGGTATGTTATCAAACTCTGTGATCTGTGTCCTATATCAACTCTATTTATATGTTGGAGCTATTGGTGTGTGGTTTATAATGGTTTTACATTTTGTTAAGTTATGTGGACCTGTCAAGAGTTGGAAGCGTGCTCAAGATCCCACAGATGGGACTCCTAGAGGCTTTGGATTTTGTGATTTTGAATCTGCTGAAGGGGTTCTTCGTGCATTACGCCTTCTGAGTAAATTCAACATCGATGGGCAGGAGCTGGTGGTATGTCATAATTCCTACTTTAGCTATCTTTTTGTTGTTATTGCCATACAACTTTTGAAACCATAtcctgtatatatatttttgcatACAGTTCAGTTGCTAAATCTCTCAATGTTTGACTCTTGTAAAACTATAAACAGTTAAAtgtaaatcaagcaacaagagaGTATCTAGAGCGGTTTGttgaaaagaaaactgaaaattcAAAGAAGCTGAAAGACACTCAAGCTGAGGGAGATGAGAAAGAGGGTGAGAGTAACGTTGATAAGACTGCAGTTCCAAATTCTGTTGTGGATTCGAAGGCGGAGGATAGTAATACGGGGAACAAAGAAAGCAACACTACGAACTTTGGGATTGTGACCGATGAAGACAAGGAAGCTGACAGGGTGGCCATGGAGAAGCTTACAAGCTTGATAGAGGAGAGATTAAAAACAAATCCTCTGCCTCCACCGCCTCCACTTGCTCCTGGTGATCGTACTGGGAATTCAATCTCAGAGCTTCCAGCTAAGGCAAGGGATGGAGACCTTGATGTGGATATAACAAGAAATGGtaaagtttcaaactttaaaTTACTAACATACTGTACATTGTTTGTGCTAGTAATATGTTGAGTACTTGAGAAGAATTGGTATTGTTTAGCCCTTTATTAGTGccagttttgttcttgtttttaaagtcatttttttgttttcagatgcttctgaagaaaaaaatgatgaagagACAACTAGTGACAACAAAGTTGAAAGTGAGCAGGATAGGCCTGAAACAAGCTCACCTGAGAGGAGTAGAAAGCCTGATAAAAGTAGAGAAAGAGACAGAGAGCGAGATGTGAAACAGGAAAAGGAGCGTGAGATTGAAAGATATGAAAGAGAAACAGAGCGAGAACGGataaggaaggagagagagcagAGGAGGAGAATTGAGGACGCAGAACGCAAGTTTGAAGAATGTCTCAAAGATTGGGAGTATAGGGAAAGGGAGAAACAGAAACAGCGGCAATATGAAAAGGAGAGGGAGAAAGAACGGGAACGGAAACGGAAGAAAGATATAAttaatgaagaagatgatgaggaagaagattcTAGAAAAAGGTGGCGCAGGAATGTGTgggaggagaagaggaagaggagacaGAGGGAGAAGGAAGATGACTTGGCTGACAGATtaagagaagaggaagaaattgCTGAGGCCAACAGGAGGGCTGATCAGGAAAAGCAGCTCCAGCAACTGAGAGATGCACTGAAGGCTTCATCTGACCATTTAGTGGATGGAAGAGAAATGGCAGATTTGGCTGAAGAATCCTTTGTGGAATCGAAAGATATGGCCATTAAACAGGACAATGAGACTGGTTCTGGTCCTGAGAACCATATAGGTATGCAGATTACTTTTAAAGTTAGTTATTACCTTAAtcattctttctctctctctctctctctctctctctctctctcttttaatgTCCTTTTCATTTATACTTATGTGGTTTTGCTTGATGTGATAGGTGATGGGACTCTACAAAATGGTAACACTGGGGATGAATCAGCCAATACATCAGAACCCCAGCAGAGTGGGAGTGCCCCAGCCAAAAAGTTGGGTTTTGGTTTAGTTGGCTCTGGGAAACGTACTTCTGTTCCTTCTGTTTTCAacgaggaggatgatgatgcaCACAAGGACAAAAAGATGAGGCCTCTGGTCCCTATTGACTATTCAACTGAAGAACTACAGGCTGTCGAACCGGTTGCTTCTGGGCAAGCGCCACCAAATTTGGCTGCAGCTGCAGAATTTGCAAAGCGAATATCAAATGTTGGTTCTAAAGAAGAGAAGCACGATGCAGAGAAGGAGAGAAATAGACGTGCCAATGATAGGTCGAGTCAACGGGACAGGGATAGGAATGATGATGACACTAACCGCACTAGAGATGAGAACAAGGAGAAGACTGTTGACCGTGATACAGACCGGGAACATGGGCGGGATAAACCGAGGACAACAGATAATAAGAAGCTTTTGGACGCAAAACAACTGATTGATATGATTCCAAGGACCAAAGAGGAGTTATTCTCATATGAAATAAATTGGGCTATTTATGAAAAGGTAAGCTCAAACCTATCCCATTTAgaattttggttttaattacTATCCTCATTGTCTTGTGGTTCTCATTACTGTTATGCATTTGTTTTCACAGCATGCACTTCATGAGAGAATGAAACCATGGATTTCAAAGAAGATTACAGAGTTTCTTGGAGAGGAAGAAACCACACTGGTAGATTATATTGTATCTAGTACTCAAGAACATGTGGGAGCAGAACGCATGCTACAGCTGCTTCAATCCATTTTAGACGAGGAAGCTGAAATGTTTGTTCTCAAGATGTGGAGGATGCTCATCTTTGAAATTAAGAAGGTAGAGACAGGCTTACCTTCAAAAACAAGATCATGATGGTCGTCTCATGTAGTCAGTATAATTATTCCATTGacccctcctctctctctttctcaaggTTAAACCACATTTTTCAAGTCTGTATTGCTTCAAAATGCATTTAGTCCACGAACAAATAAACCCGATTTTGTCTTGTAGCTCACTTGGGTTGTTTGTAGATTCGAATCAATTAGATGTCCTCTTGGTGACTCTTGTCTAATTAGATATCCTGAACTGCATTATATATTtgtgaaacaaaaagaaaaagaagcaatgTTTGATCTTCATTGGCTGTTGGAAAAGATTTATACTGATGATTGGATTATCGAGTACACTGCCATTTTAAGGTTTTTTTTAAAGACCAATCAAGGAAAGCATGCCATCAAATGAAAGATTACTACAGAGGCTAAGACAAAGTTAGACGCTCAACCTAGTTGAAAGTTGAAGCCCGAACATTGACATTGAACtcttatcatcttttatcaTCGAAGAAGGGGTCATTCAGATATCGACAACTTTGCCGATGAAATATAGTTCCTAGATGTAGGAGAATAACTAGgctcttgttttctttgggtCTGTTTTGGACCCATCTATCCAAAAATTCGTCCATAAGGGGTCATTGACACATTTATCAATTTTGACGACGCAACTTCGGTGGCAATTCACATATCGATCATTTCTGCTGACAAACGTCCAAAAAAGGTTCCTTATAATTTCAAATTAGATAGGTAATCTTTGCTGCTTGATGGTAGTTTGGCTTAACATCCAAGTCAGCATAGATATTAGTGGCCCCTCGATAGAATAAGTAAAGCAACATCCAGAATCTCCGAACTCAAAGATCAACCATTTACATtcaataaaaacaagaaaacattgtTAACAATTGAGTTAACACAGATGTACAGAAGGAGAATAAAAAGTTAAGAAAGTGAAATTAAACTCCCATTCGCAACTGTGTTATGTGGCACCAACAGTAGGTCCGAGTGTTGAAGATAATTTGAGATCAGATGACCCAAAACCAAGATACAAGTGAACCGGCAGCCAAACCCACAACCAAGAACAAGACAATCACAATGCCTGCAGTCTCGGCATGTTGTAATTGGACAACTTTGGGAGCCAAAATCATCAACACACTAGTCAAGTAGCCATTAGTAAGTCCCAAAAGGCAAGTCAGTATTGTCACTGGAATCTCTGTTCTGAAGAATGCCGGGCCGTGCAAGCACCCATAGAACAGAGGAAAGAATAGCAACCTGGCAACTGTGCCGCCGATTGCAACCTTGGAATTTTCAAGGAGATATACTGAAGTGAGAGCCTTGCCAACCAGATCAAACACATTGTAACCAGTAATAAGGATGACGGCGTACCAATCCTTGAGAAGCTCAGAGTGCACATCTTCGGTAATATACCCTGGAAATATTGCCAAAGTCACAATGTAGATAAGCAGAATGCCGATACCATACCACTTGACACTCCCAACTACACCCCATAGAGTCGATCTCAACACAGACCCCGTCAGAGGACCTTTCAATTCTTTCTCCTCATTTATAGTCTGAATCTTCAACTCTGCATAGTACTTCATAACCGGAATCCTCGGTGCCACATTGTAGAAAACAATGCATATGACCATAACTACTATCCCCACAGCAAAGTAGAGATTTGCACTTTTCCTCAGTCCCTCACCAGTTTGCGGATATACAGCCTTCGTTAGGATTCTCAAAAACGAAACAAGCACTCCTGTATTTTAAACCACACCCACATTTTAGATCAATCTTTACCAAAACTTCCATAAACTAGAGTCTGTTAGACAACATTAAGCCGATCACTTTTGATTATACTTTGATAACAAAATGGAGTTACAGAAACAAATCCAACAATAAACTTATATAGACCGAAACCAAATTAAAGCCTTTTGTTGTTACCTGAACCAGCAGTGCCAGCCACAATGGCCTGCATATACTTCTCAGGCAACTCACCCGCCGCGCCGATCAGCGAGCCTTGGACCAAAGCATCAGCCAAACCCGAAAGCGCAACCGCGGCAACCGTGACGTAAAACCCA belongs to Rosa chinensis cultivar Old Blush chromosome 4, RchiOBHm-V2, whole genome shotgun sequence and includes:
- the LOC112200142 gene encoding equilibrative nucleotide transporter 1 encodes the protein MGLAAKTPEENSESSLLLPTTTPTPDGAAAPNKVPNDPFHLTYIIYFTLGLGYLLPWNAFITAVDYFTYLYPDASVDRIFSVAYMLVGLVVLLIIVFYAQKSDAYVRINVGLALFVVSLLIVPVLDLVYIQGRVGLYAGFYVTVAAVALSGLADALVQGSLIGAAGELPEKYMQAIVAGTAGSGVLVSFLRILTKAVYPQTGEGLRKSANLYFAVGIVVMVICIVFYNVAPRIPVMKYYAELKIQTINEEKELKGPLTGSVLRSTLWGVVGSVKWYGIGILLIYIVTLAIFPGYITEDVHSELLKDWYAVILITGYNVFDLVGKALTSVYLLENSKVAIGGTVARLLFFPLFYGCLHGPAFFRTEIPVTILTCLLGLTNGYLTSVLMILAPKVVQLQHAETAGIVIVLFLVVGLAAGSLVSWFWVI
- the LOC112196005 gene encoding RNA-binding protein 25 isoform X1; protein product: MADDPLTPATQDPSPQPDNPNPQSKQPDPPPASAPPPPQPQPSSTPIQLNPNPNPNNPPLVSLPPPPPQQPSVSYAPQPVSTAFAVPPAAPSFRPVPQFSPLPNYQTPGVPPPGVSSGAPMVPGAPVPQHMMHYQMQQPMRPYAPMPNGYSAPPQGTIPPPGLIRYPSPYPTMLRPGFPSRPLGGIALLPSVQRAPMLGIPGVRPVMPPVVRPAVPSVTPAEKPQTTVYVGKIAPTVNNDFMLYLLQLCGPVKSWKRAQDPTDGTPRGFGFCDFESAEGVLRALRLLSKFNIDGQELVLNVNQATREYLERFVEKKTENSKKLKDTQAEGDEKEGESNVDKTAVPNSVVDSKAEDSNTGNKESNTTNFGIVTDEDKEADRVAMEKLTSLIEERLKTNPLPPPPPLAPGDRTGNSISELPAKARDGDLDVDITRNDASEEKNDEETTSDNKVESEQDRPETSSPERSRKPDKSRERDRERDVKQEKEREIERYERETERERIRKEREQRRRIEDAERKFEECLKDWEYREREKQKQRQYEKEREKERERKRKKDIINEEDDEEEDSRKRWRRNVWEEKRKRRQREKEDDLADRLREEEEIAEANRRADQEKQLQQLRDALKASSDHLVDGREMADLAEESFVESKDMAIKQDNETGSGPENHIGDGTLQNGNTGDESANTSEPQQSGSAPAKKLGFGLVGSGKRTSVPSVFNEEDDDAHKDKKMRPLVPIDYSTEELQAVEPVASGQAPPNLAAAAEFAKRISNVGSKEEKHDAEKERNRRANDRSSQRDRDRNDDDTNRTRDENKEKTVDRDTDREHGRDKPRTTDNKKLLDAKQLIDMIPRTKEELFSYEINWAIYEKHALHERMKPWISKKITEFLGEEETTLVDYIVSSTQEHVGAERMLQLLQSILDEEAEMFVLKMWRMLIFEIKKVETGLPSKTRS
- the LOC112196005 gene encoding RNA-binding protein 25 isoform X2, with the translated sequence MLRPGFPSRPLGGIALLPSVQRAPMLGIPGVRPVMPPVVRPAVPSVTPAEKPQTTVYVGKIAPTVNNDFMLYLLQLCGPVKSWKRAQDPTDGTPRGFGFCDFESAEGVLRALRLLSKFNIDGQELVLNVNQATREYLERFVEKKTENSKKLKDTQAEGDEKEGESNVDKTAVPNSVVDSKAEDSNTGNKESNTTNFGIVTDEDKEADRVAMEKLTSLIEERLKTNPLPPPPPLAPGDRTGNSISELPAKARDGDLDVDITRNDASEEKNDEETTSDNKVESEQDRPETSSPERSRKPDKSRERDRERDVKQEKEREIERYERETERERIRKEREQRRRIEDAERKFEECLKDWEYREREKQKQRQYEKEREKERERKRKKDIINEEDDEEEDSRKRWRRNVWEEKRKRRQREKEDDLADRLREEEEIAEANRRADQEKQLQQLRDALKASSDHLVDGREMADLAEESFVESKDMAIKQDNETGSGPENHIGDGTLQNGNTGDESANTSEPQQSGSAPAKKLGFGLVGSGKRTSVPSVFNEEDDDAHKDKKMRPLVPIDYSTEELQAVEPVASGQAPPNLAAAAEFAKRISNVGSKEEKHDAEKERNRRANDRSSQRDRDRNDDDTNRTRDENKEKTVDRDTDREHGRDKPRTTDNKKLLDAKQLIDMIPRTKEELFSYEINWAIYEKHALHERMKPWISKKITEFLGEEETTLVDYIVSSTQEHVGAERMLQLLQSILDEEAEMFVLKMWRMLIFEIKKVETGLPSKTRS